One stretch of Puniceicoccus vermicola DNA includes these proteins:
- a CDS encoding DUF481 domain-containing protein, whose protein sequence is MKVSVLALLTSCFSLLAITQLQGDVVTLKNGDSISGKVLEESATEVVLDSPILGKVTLPKEQVQKVQKDAEEETKETVEKTEEAEEVPGADIEPGMSVSERYWEAFTSAIFPKGFTGEFVLGYNYSESSDIQSGIQLGLKGKYVNGKHSVTGDVFYAYTRKKDADGNVTKPTDKHGLNAAYEYDIQDPFFFRASEKYLVDRVKKLEPQNDINALLGWRALDQEKLSLDFAVGPGARYQKTPNTSGEWDPLVTFLQSSFYQFNQSMRFDEKIDYSVDPSDTGSYSLLFEVSASVRLTSFAEPKIIYRNSYDSTVGAGGIKREQSLLVALAVPF, encoded by the coding sequence ATGAAAGTATCGGTTCTCGCTCTCCTTACGTCTTGTTTCTCGCTGTTGGCAATCACTCAACTGCAAGGAGACGTCGTCACTCTGAAAAATGGAGATTCCATCTCCGGCAAAGTTCTCGAAGAGAGCGCTACCGAGGTAGTTCTTGATTCTCCGATCCTCGGTAAGGTCACCCTTCCCAAGGAACAGGTGCAGAAAGTTCAGAAGGATGCCGAAGAGGAAACCAAGGAGACCGTCGAGAAGACGGAAGAGGCCGAGGAAGTTCCAGGTGCCGACATCGAACCGGGAATGAGCGTTTCCGAACGCTACTGGGAAGCCTTTACCAGCGCCATTTTCCCGAAAGGATTCACCGGAGAATTCGTCCTCGGCTACAACTATTCCGAATCCTCTGACATTCAGAGCGGGATCCAACTCGGGCTGAAGGGTAAATACGTGAACGGCAAGCACTCCGTCACGGGCGACGTTTTCTACGCCTACACTCGCAAAAAGGATGCCGATGGAAATGTCACCAAGCCAACCGACAAGCACGGCCTCAATGCTGCTTACGAATACGACATCCAGGACCCATTCTTCTTCCGCGCTTCCGAGAAGTATCTCGTCGACCGTGTTAAGAAACTCGAACCGCAGAACGACATCAACGCCCTCCTCGGATGGCGCGCGCTGGACCAAGAGAAACTCTCCCTCGACTTCGCGGTCGGGCCGGGCGCTCGATATCAGAAGACTCCTAACACTTCCGGTGAGTGGGATCCTCTCGTAACTTTCCTGCAAAGCTCCTTCTACCAGTTCAACCAATCCATGCGCTTCGACGAGAAGATCGACTATTCCGTCGATCCCTCGGACACCGGCTCATACAGCCTCCTCTTCGAAGTTTCCGCCTCCGTCCGCCTGACCTCATTTGCCGAGCCTAAGATCATTTACCGCAACTCCTACGATTCGACAGTGGGTGCTGGCGGGATCAAGCGGGAGCAGTCGCTCCTCGTGGCTCTGGCCGTTCCTTTCTGA
- a CDS encoding ABC transporter ATP-binding protein codes for MSEEAMDSVLSARAVRKSFLIPGGQLEVLRGLDFSIRKGASASIRGESGSGKSTLLHLFAGLEGIDSGEISWGNDAISGWNARRLAAERAVRLGLVFQSYHLVGEMTALENVLFAARIAGRVDAQVKDRARFLLDRVGLGNRERQLPGKMSGGERQRVAVARAILNNPPILLADEPTGNLDEKTGEATMQMLLQLVEEQGVSLVLVTHSPHFAKACDEHWLLHDGVLTKS; via the coding sequence GTGAGTGAGGAAGCCATGGATTCGGTGCTCAGTGCCCGCGCGGTTCGCAAGTCTTTCCTGATTCCAGGGGGGCAACTGGAAGTGTTGCGGGGTCTGGATTTCTCCATCCGCAAAGGAGCTTCGGCCAGTATTCGCGGCGAATCGGGGTCGGGTAAATCGACCTTGTTGCATTTGTTCGCGGGATTGGAGGGGATTGACTCCGGAGAAATTTCTTGGGGAAACGACGCGATTAGCGGGTGGAATGCCCGGCGATTGGCCGCCGAGAGAGCGGTCCGGCTCGGGCTGGTGTTCCAATCCTACCATCTGGTCGGAGAGATGACCGCTTTGGAGAATGTTCTTTTTGCGGCTCGGATCGCGGGAAGGGTAGACGCGCAGGTGAAAGACCGTGCCCGCTTTTTACTCGACCGAGTCGGGCTCGGGAATCGGGAGCGTCAGTTGCCCGGGAAGATGTCGGGAGGAGAGCGCCAGCGTGTGGCAGTCGCGCGGGCCATTCTCAATAATCCTCCCATTCTCCTCGCCGATGAACCCACCGGGAATCTGGATGAGAAAACCGGAGAGGCGACGATGCAGATGTTGTTACAATTGGTTGAAGAGCAAGGGGTTTCGCTTGTTCTGGTGACGCATAGCCCCCATTTCGCCAAAGCCTGTGACGAGCACTGGCTCTTACACGACGGCGTATTGACGAAAAGTTGA
- a CDS encoding ABC transporter permease, translating into MPWYFYAALKQIFPSGRVLSFFALISVTGVALGVMVLLVVQSVMNGFVHDIRTSLAKTNGDVQIVSSHPIMDWESWVEDLEERPEVAAAAPLAYGVVMLQSVNRPLFPYVWGLDLEKGPDVLPFEEFLYSGTLDDLDDRSIFVSSGVSRELGLGVGSEVSVYTPLMLDRMKVDEVIRPINLRVAGIFETGWNEVDSRTVVVTLRTMQELYGLEDSVHGIILKLDPSADPTTFAATLNDQLSDSFRAKTWMEMNSNFLFVLRLEKTMMFFIMIFIVLVASFSIAISLMMAVIRKTREIGLLSAMGASRFGIGACFCLQGFLIGTVGTIIGIGLALLALHFRNNIFHLFAQITGRGQALVDAYGFSYLPSHYILSDFIIVTAFSILVSTLAGLIPAWRAAKLQPAEALRSE; encoded by the coding sequence ATGCCTTGGTATTTCTATGCAGCGCTGAAGCAGATTTTTCCTTCGGGAAGGGTCTTGTCGTTCTTCGCGCTCATTTCTGTGACCGGTGTGGCTTTGGGGGTCATGGTCCTTCTCGTGGTGCAAAGCGTCATGAACGGATTTGTTCATGATATCCGGACCAGCCTCGCCAAGACCAATGGGGACGTTCAGATCGTGAGCAGTCATCCAATTATGGATTGGGAAAGCTGGGTAGAGGATCTGGAGGAACGTCCTGAGGTCGCGGCGGCGGCCCCACTGGCTTACGGGGTGGTGATGCTTCAGTCGGTAAATCGGCCTCTTTTCCCTTATGTTTGGGGCCTCGACTTGGAGAAGGGACCGGATGTGTTGCCCTTCGAGGAGTTCCTGTATTCGGGAACCTTGGATGATTTGGATGACCGGTCGATATTTGTCAGCTCGGGAGTTTCGCGTGAGCTAGGGCTCGGGGTGGGGTCTGAGGTATCGGTCTACACGCCTCTGATGCTGGACAGGATGAAGGTGGATGAGGTCATTCGACCGATCAACTTGCGGGTAGCGGGGATTTTTGAGACTGGCTGGAATGAGGTCGATTCGCGGACGGTCGTCGTGACTTTGCGGACAATGCAGGAGCTTTACGGTCTCGAAGACAGTGTTCATGGGATCATCCTGAAGCTTGATCCTTCGGCCGATCCGACGACCTTTGCCGCAACCCTGAATGACCAGTTGAGCGACAGTTTTCGGGCAAAGACCTGGATGGAGATGAACAGCAACTTCCTTTTCGTTCTTCGGCTGGAGAAGACGATGATGTTTTTCATTATGATTTTCATCGTTCTCGTCGCCTCCTTCTCGATCGCGATCTCCTTGATGATGGCGGTAATCCGGAAAACCCGGGAGATCGGATTGCTCTCGGCGATGGGGGCTTCGCGTTTTGGAATTGGGGCCTGTTTTTGCCTTCAGGGATTTTTGATTGGCACGGTTGGAACGATTATCGGGATCGGACTGGCGCTTTTGGCCCTTCATTTTCGCAACAACATTTTCCACCTCTTTGCCCAGATCACGGGCCGGGGGCAGGCCTTGGTCGATGCCTATGGGTTCTCCTATCTGCCCTCGCACTACATTCTTTCGGATTTTATCATCGTGACCGCGTTCTCGATTCTGGTCTCCACCCTTGCCGGACTGATTCCGGCCTGGCGGGCGGCCAAACTTCAACCGGCGGAGGCTTTGCGCAGTGAGTGA